A genomic segment from Asterias amurensis chromosome 6, ASM3211899v1 encodes:
- the LOC139938082 gene encoding paraneoplastic antigen Ma1 homolog produces MSATEGETYSGPVSFDKALQEFLFNHGKSLDDLKPSVPTSDGASPPVKHIVTKTAHRRRLRLFSGKFPVPSGEFDYESWKRPARQLVDDIGVSQSEKLSRLIESLLPPASKIVWALGKYASADECLDGLEKAFGVTADGDELYLKFCDCYQRSGERASDYLTRLQDLLTRVGDAGAVAEERVNNLRCHQFSRGCLYNETLLLQLDLKKRTHPPDFVTLLMEVRQQEQREWEEEKRAVKSVKCTAAAVATSDEVLELQETVAALRNQLANERGSTTSKPLDSAPQPTRPTGAQAVHWSKPKPRNARQPPICFNCGQAGHLMGSCSNKTDANLVQKQMAARCKKSVIPSSGNDGGCQ; encoded by the coding sequence ATGTCTGCCACAGAGGGTGAAACTTATTCAGGGCCAGTTTCTTTTGACAAAGCTTTACAGGAATTTCTTTTTAATCATGGCAAGTCCCTAGATGATCTAAAGCCTTCTGTACCCACAAGTGATGGTGCATCTCCACCAGTGAAACACATTGTAACCAAGACGGCTCATAGGCGGAGGCTCCGTTTGTTTTCTGGTAAATTTCCAGTGCCAAGTGGAGAGTTTGACTATGAGAGCTGGAAGCGGCCCGCACGCCAGTTAGTAGATGATATTGGGGTTTCACAATCCGAGAAGTTGAGTCGCCTGATAGAGTCCCTCCTTCCCCCAGCGAGCAAAATTGTATGGGCGCTGGGAAAGTATGCATCAGCAGATGAGTGCCTTGATGGTTTAGAGAAGGCGTTTGGCGTCACAGCTGATGGTGATGAGTTATATCTCAAGTTTTGTGACTGCTACCAGAGGTCTGGGGAAAGAGCATCAGATTACCTGACACGACTGCAGGACCTTTTGACCCGGGTCGGGGATGCTGGGGCAGTTGCTGAGGAGAGGGTGAACAACTTAAGGTGCCAtcaattttcaagaggctgttTGTACAATGAGACCCTACTTCTGCAGTTAGACCTTAAGAAGCGCACCCATCCCCCTGACTTTGTAACCCTCCTAATGGAAGTCCGGCAGCAGGAGCAGAGGGAATGGGAGGAGGAAAAACGGGCGGTGAAGTCGGTGAAGTGCACTGCAGCAGCTGTGGCTACGTCTGATGAGGTGCTGGAGCTACAGGAAACAGTTGCAGCATTGCGTAACCAGCTAGCTAATGAACGAGGATCTACCACTTCCAAGCCCTTGGACTCGGCTCCCCAACCGACTAGACCTACCGGTGCGCAGGCGGTGCACTGGTCGAAACCTAAGCCAAGAAACGCAAGACAACCGCCAATCTGTTTTAACTGTGGCCAGGCTGGTCACCTGATGGGTAGCTGTTCTAACAAGACAGATGCCAACTTGGTCCAGAAGCAGATGGCAGCTAGGTGCAAGAAGAGTGTTATTCCAAGTTCGGGAAACGACGGTGGCTGCCAGTAG